One region of Candidatus Abyssobacteria bacterium SURF_5 genomic DNA includes:
- a CDS encoding sigma-54-dependent Fis family transcriptional regulator, protein MENAKTPIEILLVDDDPQICNLLGGELERIGHRVVTRMSGSGALAELRNREFDVILLDIKMNEMDGMQVLEAVKKMGSLSEIIMLTGHGTIDRATEAMKLGAYDFLTKPCKLKKLEIVLQKAYEKKVMHTQNIVLRDLVSPRWSETFIGKSKAINDVLSVVDKIAPSDAPVLLQGESGTGKELIARMIHTRSRRHDQAFLAVNCGLLQEQLLASELFGHEKGAFTGAVQSKPGLFEAADGGTLMLDEVSETSSSVQVSLLRVLQSGEIRRVGSNTVHRVNVRVISATNQNLTERVQQNRFREDLLFRLNVVTIEMPPLRERPADIPLLAEHFLNQTAYQAEKKTLLPETIQVLKRHHWPGNVRELKNVIERACLLSDGPQIRPEDLALTPEQSGEDDGELETLPLSEIERRHILRVLRHHGGNKSQAAKTLGISLKTMYNKIESLNLRV, encoded by the coding sequence ATGGAAAATGCAAAAACGCCCATAGAAATTCTTCTCGTCGACGACGATCCACAAATCTGCAATTTGCTGGGGGGTGAACTCGAACGGATCGGCCATCGGGTCGTCACGCGGATGAGCGGCAGCGGTGCCCTGGCCGAGCTGCGAAACAGAGAGTTTGATGTCATACTCCTCGACATCAAGATGAACGAAATGGACGGCATGCAGGTTCTTGAAGCTGTCAAGAAAATGGGAAGCCTTTCAGAGATAATCATGCTGACCGGGCACGGCACGATCGACCGCGCCACCGAGGCGATGAAACTGGGAGCTTACGATTTCCTCACGAAGCCCTGTAAGCTCAAGAAGCTTGAAATCGTCCTGCAAAAAGCGTATGAAAAAAAGGTCATGCACACGCAGAACATTGTGCTTCGCGATCTTGTGTCCCCCCGCTGGTCCGAGACGTTCATTGGGAAATCGAAAGCAATTAACGATGTGCTGAGCGTGGTCGATAAGATCGCGCCGTCGGACGCACCGGTATTGCTTCAAGGAGAGAGCGGTACGGGGAAGGAGCTGATCGCCAGGATGATCCATACCAGAAGTCGCCGGCATGACCAGGCCTTTTTGGCCGTCAACTGCGGGTTGCTGCAGGAGCAACTGCTGGCGAGCGAGCTGTTCGGCCATGAGAAGGGGGCTTTTACCGGGGCGGTGCAAAGCAAGCCCGGTCTCTTCGAGGCCGCCGACGGCGGTACTCTTATGCTGGATGAGGTTTCTGAAACAAGCTCATCAGTGCAAGTAAGCCTGTTGAGAGTGCTGCAATCGGGCGAAATCCGGCGGGTTGGAAGCAATACTGTTCACAGGGTGAATGTCCGCGTCATTTCGGCCACAAACCAGAACCTGACGGAAAGAGTGCAGCAGAATCGATTTCGCGAAGACCTTCTATTCAGACTGAACGTAGTGACTATCGAGATGCCGCCGCTGAGGGAGCGGCCCGCCGACATCCCCCTCCTCGCCGAACATTTCCTGAATCAGACGGCCTATCAAGCTGAAAAGAAAACGTTGCTCCCCGAAACGATTCAGGTGCTCAAACGTCATCATTGGCCGGGAAACGTCCGTGAATTGAAGAACGTGATCGAGAGGGCGTGCCTGTTATCGGACGGCCCTCAGATAAGGCCTGAAGACCTGGCCTTGACCCCGGAGCAATCGGGTGAAGATGACGGGGAACTGGAAACGCTGCCGCTCAGCGAGATCGAGAGGCGGCACATTCTTCGCGTCCTCCGCCACCACGGCGGCAACAAGAGCCAGGCCGCCAAGACTTTGGGCATCAGCCTCAAGACCATGTATAACAAGATCGAGTCGCTGAATCTGAGGGTGTGA